A section of the Candidatus Methanoperedens sp. genome encodes:
- a CDS encoding phosphoribosylanthranilate isomerase: MMKVKICGIKSERDLAIAINAGADAVGFITEVPVDSPRKITLSEASGLIARVPLFVTSVLVIMPGSADEAIDMIHASKPTAVQIHNSLPLEELEKIKETGVKLIKTISVSAHADADMLIDLVKDLSGIADAVLLDTVLDGKTGGTGVTHNWELSSKVVLNAGLPVILAGGLNPQNVKAAVQCVRPHAVDTASGVETDGRKDEMKVIDFINNARGL; encoded by the coding sequence ATGATGAAAGTAAAGATTTGCGGTATAAAGAGTGAACGCGACCTTGCCATAGCAATTAATGCAGGTGCGGACGCAGTGGGATTTATTACCGAAGTGCCTGTTGACTCCCCAAGGAAGATCACTCTTTCCGAAGCATCAGGATTAATAGCCCGTGTGCCGCTTTTTGTGACCTCCGTGCTTGTCATCATGCCAGGAAGTGCGGATGAGGCCATCGATATGATCCATGCATCAAAGCCCACCGCGGTCCAGATCCATAATTCACTCCCCCTTGAAGAACTTGAGAAGATAAAAGAAACAGGAGTGAAACTCATTAAAACAATTTCCGTTTCAGCACATGCTGATGCAGACATGCTGATTGATCTTGTAAAAGACCTTTCGGGAATAGCTGATGCCGTGCTGCTTGATACTGTTCTTGACGGGAAGACCGGGGGAACAGGTGTTACGCACAACTGGGAATTAAGTTCAAAAGTCGTTCTCAATGCCGGTCTTCCTGTGATATTGGCAGGCGGCCTGAATCCGCAGAATGTAAAAGCTGCGGTCCAATGTGTCCGGCCACATGCGGTCGATACGGCATCAGGCGTTGAGACCGATGGAAGAAAAGATGAAATGAAAGTGATCGATTTTATCAATAACGCGAGGGGACTATGA
- the trpE gene encoding anthranilate synthase component I: MRFDIGEAEFIRLAEDRPAIIQLKAKVDADCSPLELYASLDKKCAYLLESVEKEKKHARFSFVGARPDAIVTVKNRMVSLDYPHKTDFIGLIESSISKVCESYKEKKGRIKADLDTMDALRASFSATDVKFKGAGFDRQTFLGGAIGFCAYDMVYDCWLDISPGKSPTPDAQFALTTKTIVFDHLTNETFIVITPFIPGAGDAKEIYNQALEDANELASTIKAARPFALEKNKPLEINGNMEKSEYEEIVRKAKQHIIDGDIFQVVLSRKYEVITDQTPLELYTSLRSVNPSPYMYLFEFNGTAIIGASPETLMSVHNRKVIINPIAGTCPRGKTRAEDEEFAKEMLGSEKERAEHVMLVDLGRNDVRMVSKGGTVKVDDFMSVIKYSHVQHIESTVSGELRDECDQFDATRAIFPAGTLSGAPKIRAMEIIHDLEKDARGIYGGGVGYYSWNGDADFAIVIRTIIKNGRKAIVQAGAGIVADSDPEYEYNETERKMAAMIKAIGGT; encoded by the coding sequence ATGAGATTTGACATTGGTGAAGCGGAATTCATCCGCCTTGCAGAAGATAGACCAGCGATAATCCAACTTAAAGCAAAGGTGGATGCAGATTGTTCACCGCTTGAACTTTATGCCTCGCTTGATAAAAAATGCGCGTATCTTCTTGAATCAGTCGAGAAAGAAAAAAAGCATGCCAGGTTTTCATTTGTGGGTGCCAGGCCTGATGCCATAGTTACGGTTAAGAATCGCATGGTATCACTTGACTACCCGCACAAGACCGATTTTATAGGATTAATAGAATCCTCGATTTCAAAAGTTTGTGAATCTTACAAAGAAAAAAAAGGCAGGATTAAAGCCGATCTTGATACAATGGATGCTCTCAGGGCTTCTTTTTCGGCAACCGATGTTAAATTCAAGGGTGCGGGTTTTGACAGGCAAACATTTCTTGGAGGTGCAATCGGTTTTTGCGCTTATGATATGGTGTATGACTGCTGGCTGGATATCTCTCCAGGGAAAAGCCCCACACCTGATGCGCAGTTTGCGCTTACTACAAAAACCATTGTATTTGACCATCTTACCAATGAGACATTTATTGTCATTACACCGTTTATCCCTGGCGCGGGTGATGCAAAAGAAATTTACAACCAGGCGCTTGAAGATGCGAACGAACTTGCTTCCACGATCAAAGCTGCCCGGCCTTTTGCCCTTGAAAAAAATAAACCTTTAGAGATCAATGGCAATATGGAAAAGAGCGAATACGAAGAAATCGTCAGGAAAGCAAAACAACACATAATTGACGGGGATATCTTCCAGGTGGTGCTTTCACGAAAATATGAAGTGATCACTGACCAGACCCCGCTTGAATTATATACATCCCTTCGAAGCGTTAATCCGAGCCCTTATATGTACCTGTTTGAGTTTAACGGTACTGCAATCATAGGCGCAAGCCCTGAGACTTTAATGTCTGTCCACAATAGAAAAGTCATTATCAACCCAATTGCAGGCACCTGCCCTCGCGGCAAAACCCGGGCAGAAGATGAAGAATTTGCTAAAGAAATGCTTGGCAGCGAGAAAGAGAGGGCTGAACATGTAATGCTTGTTGACCTGGGGCGAAACGATGTGCGGATGGTTTCAAAAGGTGGCACCGTGAAAGTCGATGATTTCATGTCTGTTATCAAATATTCCCATGTCCAGCATATCGAAAGCACAGTGTCAGGGGAACTTCGCGATGAATGCGACCAGTTCGATGCCACACGCGCCATATTCCCGGCAGGGACGCTGTCAGGCGCTCCAAAGATCCGTGCGATGGAGATAATACATGACCTTGAAAAGGATGCCCGCGGGATATACGGGGGAGGCGTGGGTTATTATTCATGGAACGGGGATGCTGATTTTGCTATCGTAATAAGGACGATCATCAAAAATGGAAGGAAAGCAATAGTGCAGGCAGGCGCAGGGATAGTTGCAGATTCCGACCCCGAATATGAGTATAATGAGACAGAGCGCAAGATGGCTGCGATGATAAAGGCGATTGGAGGAACATGA